The segment GGCTTTACCTCGAGGCCCTCGAGGGACCCCAAGAAGGAAGCCCCATTCATCTTCACCTGGACCTTTCCCAAGCGGTACCCTTGGAGGGATGAGGCGCTTCGCCCTTTTCCTAGGCGGTCCCCTCCTGGTAACGGAGGTTTTGCGGGAACGCCTAAGGGGCTTCCATCTCCTGGCGGCGGACTCCGGTGGACGGCACGCCTTGGCCCTGGGGCTACCCTTGGAGCTATGGCTTGGGGACTTCGACTCAAGCCCCCTTTGGCTCCAGCAAATCCTTCCTGCCCCCAAGGAGGTGCTTCCCCGGGACAAGGACCTGACGGACGGCGAAGCCCTGGTGCGAAAAGCCCTGGAGCTGGGGGCTGAGGAAGTCCTCCTCCTAGGGGGCATTGGGGGCCGCCTGGACCACACCCTAGCTCACCTGGAGCTGGCCTTTCTGCTGGCGGAAAAGGGGGTGAGGGCTGAACTCACCGATGGGCTTACCCGGGCTTTCCCTCTCCTTGCTGGACTCCACACCTTTCCCTTGGAAAAGGGGAGTTCCTTCAGCCTCCTGCCCTTCCCCGAGGCCACCTTGGCCGTAGAAGGAGCCCGCTGGAACCTCCCCCCCACCTTCCTTAAGGCCACCACCCTCACCCTGGAGAACCAGGCCCTGGGGCCCATCCGGGTGCGGGTGGAAAGGGGACGGGCAGCGCTTTACCTGTTCTAGCCGTCCGAACCTGGGCAAAAACATGTGAGACGCCAGGTTAAAAGAGGGGGACCGACCCTAGAGGGGAGGTTCCGCCTTGACAGAGCCTTGAGGGAAGGCTACACTGGCTTTTGGCGTCAAGGCCGACGCCGCGCGTATCTTGGGCCGCTAGCTCAACCGGTAGAGCAACCGACTCTTAATCGGTGGGTTACAGGTTCGAGTCCTGTGCGGCCCACCACGGAACCCCGGGGTCTTCCCCGGAGGTTTTCCTTTACCATGGGGCCCATGAAGATTCCCAAGACCCCTTTGGACCTCCTGGACCTGGACCTGCCCCGGGGCGAACCCTGGGGCTATGCCTTCGCCCAAAGTCTCCTCAAAGCCCCCTGGGCCTGGCGGGCTTTAAGGCCCACCCCAGGGCTTCTCCAGCTGATACGGCAGGACCTCGAGGCCCTCTCCCTGGAACTGGAGGGAAGGCGGAAGGAGTACCCTTTGGCCGACCTGGGGGAACGCCCCCCCCACCCCGCTGAGGAAGGAGCCCTGGCCGCCCTCCTCGCCCGCGACCCCGAGGCCCTGGCCCGGGCGCTTCAAGCCCACGGGCCCTACCCCTTCGCCCTCTACCGGGCCTTCCGCTTCGCTGGCGAGGTGCGCCCCCTGGAAAGCTACCGCCTGCCCCGGGAGGACGAACTTCTAGGCTATGAGGAGCAACTTAAGGCCCTCAGGGCCAATGCCCTCCGTTTCCTCTCAGGAAAACCCGCCCTCCACACCCTCCTCTACGGGGCCCGGGGCACGGGCAAAAGCACCGCGGCCAAGAGCCTTTTGCACCTCAAAGAAGCCCGCATGGTGGAGGTGGAACCCAAGGCCCTGGCCCACCTGGAAAACCTGCTGGAAAGGCTGGCCCTCCTCCCCCATCGCTTCTTCCTCTTTCTGGACGACCTCTCCCTGGATCCTAAAGAGGAAGCCTTCCACCACCTGAAGGCTCTCCTGGAAGGAAGTCTGGCAGGCCCTCCGGAAAACGTTCTCTTGTTGGCCACCTCCAACCGCCGCCACCTGGTGCGCCAATCTGGGGAAAACCCCCTACCCGGGGCCGACCCCACTGCCTGGGACGAGCTTCAGGACACCCTGGCCCTCTCAGAGCGTTTCGGGCTGGTCCTCACCTTCCCGCCCTTTGACAAAACCCTTTACCTGAAGGCAGTAGCCCACCACCTGGGCCGCCCCTTGACCCCGGAAGAGGAAAGGGAAGCCCTGCGCTTTGCCCTGCAAAAGGGCTTCTCCGGGCGGGTGGCCCGGCAGTTTGCCGGAAGCCTGCTTTAAAGGGCGTGCTTTAACGCCGCCTCCACGAAGCCGGCGAAGGGAGGCGAGGGGCGCATGGGGCGGCTCTTGAACTCGGGGTGGCTCTGGAGGCCCAGGAAGAAGGGATGGTCCGGGAGCTCGATGGCCTCCACCAGCCCCGCCCCCCGGCCCCGCATGCCCGGGGTGGTGGCGGAGATCACCAGCCCAGCCCGCTCCAGCTGGTCCACATAGAGGGGGTTTACCTCGTACCGGTGGCGGTGGCGCTCCAGCACCTCCTCCTTGCCGTAAAGGCGGTGGAGGAGGGTGCCCTCCCGGATGCGCATGGGCCAGTCCCCCAGGCGCATGGTGCCCCCCAGGCCCTCCACCTCCAGCTGTTCAGGCATAAGGTCAATGACCGGATGGGGGGTGTAGGGGTCAAACTCGGTGGAGTTGGCCCCCTTGAGCCCGGCCACATGCCGGGCAAACTCGATGACCGCAATCTGCAACCCCAGGCAGATGCCCAGGTAGGGGATCTTCCGCTCCCGGGCGTACTGGGCCGCCCGCACCTTCCCCTCAATGCCCCTCACCCCAAACCCCCCGGGGACCAGGATGCCGGAAACATCCCTAAAGGCCTCGTCCAAGTCGGCTCCCTCGAGGCTCTCCGCATCCACCCACTTCACCTCCACCCGGGCCCCGTGCCGGATCCCCGCATGCTTCAAGGCCTCCAGAAGGGACAGGTAAGCATCCGGCATCTTCACGTACTTGCCGGCGATGGCGATCCTCACGGTGCGCTCGGGGTGCTTCAGCACCCTCACCGCCTCCTGCCAGAAGGAGAGGTTGGGGAAGACGGCCTCGAGGCCCAAAGCCCTTTCCACCACCCGGCCCAAGCCCTGCTCCTCGAGGAGGAGGGGTATCTCGTAGATATGCTCCACATTGGGGCTGGAGAACACGTGCCCGGGGCGCACGTTGGTGAAGAGGGCCACCTTCTTGCGCACCTCCTCCGGCACCGGTTTCACCGAGCGGAGGACGATGGCATCGGGCTGGATGCCCACGCTCCTCAGGGTGGCCACGGAGTGCTGGGTGGGCTTGGTCTTGAACTCTTCGCTGGTTTCCAGGTAGGGAACCAGGGTGAGGTGGATGTAGAAGGTGTTCCCCTCCCCCTCGTCAAAGCGGAACTGGCGGATGGCCTCCAGGAAGGGAAGGCTCTCGATATCCCCCACCGTGCCCCCCACCTCCACCACCACCACCTCGGCTCCCTGCTCCTCCGCCACCTTGCGGATGCGGTCCTTGATCTCGTCGGTGACGTGGGGGATCACCTGCACCGTCTGGGAGAGGTACTCCCCCCTCCGCTCCTTCTGAATCACGGAAAGGTACACCTGGCCCGTGGTGAGGTTGTTGCCCCGGGAGAGGTCCAGGTCCAAAAAGCGCTCGTAGTGGCCGATGTCCAGGTCAGTTTCCGCCCCGTCGGCGGTGACAAAGACCTCCCCATGCTCATAGGGGCGCATGGTCCCCGCATCCACGTTCACATAGGGGTCGATCTTGATGGCGGTAACCCTATACCCCCGGGCCCGCAGGAGGGCCCCCAGGGAGGAGGTGAGGATGCCCTTGCCCAGGCTGGACACCACGCCCCCGGTGACAAACACGTACTTCCTCGGCCTTTGCGTGCTCTCGGAAACCCCGTTCACGGGACTTCAGCCTACCACATCTGGCAAAAGACCCCGGGGTTATGGTACAGTTTTCTTTGGCGTTCTTGCGGGGTCCCCCGATCCCCCGGCAAGAACATGGTGCCTGGCACACAAAGGTGAAGGAGGGCCCAAACGCATGCAGGCCAAGACGTACATACCCAAAGAGATCGAACCCCGGTGGGTTCTCATTGACGCCGAGGGCCAAACCTTAGGGCGGCTGGCCACGCAGATCGCCACCCTGCTACGCGGCAAGCACCGCCCGGACTGGACCCCCAACCTTCCCACGGGGGACTTCGTGGTGGTGGTGAACGCCGACAAGATCCGCCTTACGGGCAAGAAGCTAAAGCAGAAGATCTACACCCGGTATAGCGGCTACCAGGGGGGCCTGAAAGAGATCCCCGCCGAGAAGATGCTGGCCACCCATCCGGAAAGGGTGCTGGAGCATGCGGTAAAGGGCATGCTCCCCAAGGGGCCCCTGGGGCGGAGGCTCTTCAAGCGCCTCAAGGTCTACGCCGGCCCCACCCATCCCCACCAGGCCCAGAAACCCGTTAAGCTGGAGGTCAAGTGATGGAGCAGTACTACGGCACCGGTAGGCGCAAGGAGGCGGTGGCCCGGGTCTTCTTGAGGCCCGGAAACGGCAAGGTCACCGTGAACGGCCAGGACTTCCAGGACTATTTCCAGGGTTTGGTAAGGGCGGTGGCGGCCCTGGAGCCCCTTAGGGCGGTGGACGCTCTGGGGCGCTTTGACGCCTACATCACCGTGCGGGGGGGCGGCAAGAGCGGCCAGGTGGACGCCATCCGGCTGGGGGTGGCCCGGGCCCTCCTCCGCTACAACCCCGACTACCGGGCCAAGCTCAAGCCCCTGGGCTTCCTCACCCGGGACGCGCGGGTGGTGGAGCGGAAGAAGTACGGCAAGCACAAGGCCCGCCGGGCACCCCAGTACTCCAAGCGCTAAAGAGGGTCTGGCTCAGGCCCCTGGGATCCTCTCCCAGGGGCCTTTTCCAACTCCCGAAGGACCTCCCGAAGCTCCTCTGGCGAGAAAACGTGAATCTTTTCGTGCCTTAAATAAACCAAACGGGCCTCGGCCTCCACCCCCCAGGCCCGTCGCACCGCCTCCCAGTAAAGGGCTAGCTGCAGGCGGTAATGCTCCGGGGCCATCCTCTGGTCGGTCTTGTAGTCCTCCAGGTACCAGCGCCCCCCCACCCGGTAGAGGCGGTCCAACACCCCGTACCACGTGGTGCCGGCAAAGGGCAGGACCAAGGGGAGCTCGGCGTGGTCCTCCTCCCGGGCTTCCAGGGGGGGGAGGGCTTGGCCCAGCATGGCCCGGTGGTTGCGCAAAAGGGTCCGTACCTCTTCTAAAAGGCGCGCCCGCTCCTCCTCGGAAAAGGGGAAGGCCACCTCCTGCAGGAGGAGGGCCCCCATGGACGCCTCGTCCTCCGGGTCCAGGTTCCGGGCCAGGGCGTAGTGCACCAGGGTGCCCAGGGCCCGGGCAAACTCCGGAAGGGCCTCGGCCTCGAGGGCCTCGGAGAGGGCCAGGGGCTCCCCCTCCCCCTTGCGGTAGGCGCTGGGGGAGTAAACCGGGGGGAAGCGCCTGGGAAGGATGGGGTGCTCCGCGTAAGCGGCGGGGCGTGGGGGGTGGGGGGGACGGGGGTGAGGGCAAAGGGGGAAGGCCTTCCAGGGGGTGGTGGCGCACCAGGGGGTCTTTGTCTTCAGGCCCAAGGCCCAGGGCCCTAAAGGCCTCGGCCCAGGGCCCTGGGCGACTCGAGGCGCTGCCCGTGAGGATCAGGACGTCCCGGGCCCGGGAGAGGGCCACGTAGAGGAGGCGCAGGGACTCCTCCTCCTGGGCCCGGGAGAGGGCCCGCTTCAGGTCTTGGTAGGCGTCCGTACCCTCCAAGACCACCTCCCCGTCCAAGCCCACCAGGAGGGGCTCCGGCCTTCCCCCCTCCCCCCGGGCCAGGTCAAAGACCGCTACCACCGGCCACTCCAGGCCCTTGGCCGCGTGGACGGTGAGGAGGGCTACCCCTTCTCCCCCTTCGGGGAGCTCGGAGGTTTCCGGATCCTCGGCCCGCACCTTCAACCACTCCAGGAGGGCTTCGATGTCAGGGAAGCGCTGGGAGGCGGCCAGGAGGAGGAGGGTGTCCAGGTTGGCTCGGGCCCTCTGGGAAAGCCGCCTTAGGAAGGCCTCGTCCCGGGCCAGGGCCTTCAAGGCCTCCAAAGGAGGCAGGCCCCCAAGCGCCTTAAGCCCATCCAGCCGCGTCTGCACCTCTAAGGGAAGGAGGGGCACAGGGTCTTCCGCCTGCAGGGCCTCCTCCACCTGCCCCAGGTCCAGGCCCAGGAAAGGCCCCCGCAGGAAGGCCAGGAGGGAGAGGCGCTCCTCGGGGCTCGGGGGGCCTTCCAGGAGGGCCAGGCGGAGGGCGTGGTAGATGTCCCGCACCTCGGGGCGGCGGAAAAAGCTTTGCCCCCGCCTTAGGACGTAGGGCACCCCCAGGGCCCGGAAGGCCCTTTCCAGGAAGGGCAGGCTCCTGCGGCTCCGCACCAAGACCGCCATGTCGGAGAAGGCGTAGCCCTGGCCGGAAAGCGCCCGCAGGCGCTCCGCCAGGAGGGCCGCCTCCCCTTCCCGCTTCCGGTCCAAGGGCCCCTCCCCCACCACCCAGTGGACCTCCACCCAGCCCTCCTCCGCCCGCAAGGACTCCACCGACACCCGCTCGGCCTCGGGAAAGAAATGCCCCACGAAGCGGTTCAGGAACTGGGCCACCGCCTGGGCGTGGCGCCTAGTTTCCCCCAGGCGGCGGACCTCTTTCGCCTCCCCCAGGGCCTGGCGGAAAACCTCCACCCGGGCGTTGCGGAAGAGGTAGATGGACTGCTTGGGGTCCCCCACCGCCACCACCTGGGCGCCCGCGGCCTCCAGGGCCTGGAAGAAGCGGCCCTGCAGGGGGTTCACGTCCTGGAACTCGTCCACCAAGAGGTGGGGAAAGCGCTCCACCACCCGCTCCAGCGCCCGAGGGGCTTCCAGCAGGCGCAGGGCCAGGGCCTCGAGGTCGGAAGGCCCCAGGGCCTCCCGGGTGCGGCGGCGGTAGCCCTGAAGGGCCTCCTGGTAGAGGGCGAGGAGCCCTTCCGCCCCGGGCAGGGGCCGGTACGCCTCGGCCAGGGAACGTTTTTTGTAAAGGGTAAAGAGAAGCTTCTCCAGCGCCGGGTCCAGACCCCTAAGGTAAAGGAGGCTTCGCGCCTCCTCCAAGAAGAGGGCCTCGGCCAAAAACTCGTCCAAAAGGGCGAAGTCCGGGTCCAGGGAGAGAAGGGGGGCGGCGTGGCGGAGCGCCTCCGCCATGAAGCCGTGGATGGTGGTGAAGACCGCCCCGTACGCCTCCCGCCTGGCCTCCTCCGCCCAGGGGCTTGGGGGGAGGTTGGCCACCTCCTCCTGGATGCGCCGCCTAAGCTCCTCTGCCGCCTTGCGGGTGAAGGTGACCGCGGCCATGCGCCTTAGGGGCACCCCCTGGCGCAAGAGGGCCAGGAGTTCCTCCACCAGGGCGTGGGTTTTGCCCGTGCCCGCGGAAGCCACGTAGAGCCTCATCCCTCCTCCTTGCGGCAAATGTCCGCCCAACCGCAGGCGTAGCAGTGGTAGCCGGGCCTCGGGGAAAACCCCCCGTTTCCCCAGCGTGGAAGCGCCTCCTTCACAAGCGCCCGCACCTCCTCCAGCTGGGGAGGCCTGTCCCCCTTGCGGTAGGGGTTCTTGCGGTAAGGACGGGGTTCCCCCAAAAAGGCCCAGGTCCAGAGGTGGACCTCCTCCACCTCCTTCCTCTGCAAAAAGGCCCCGAGGGCGTACCACTCCGTCCAGCGCCGCCGGGGGTTCAGATCGGGATCCCCCCCTGGGGGGAGGAGGCGGTAGAGGTGTACCACCCGCTCCCCGGCTTCCCGGCGCACCCCGTCTAGGCGCAGAGCGAAGCGCTCCCCCGGCCAGCGGGCCCAAAAGACCATGCCCTCTAGGTGCTCCTGGTGGAGGGCCAGCCAAGGACCCACCTCCGGGTGTTGGGAAAGCTCGTCTACCCTCTTGGGGAAGAGGTGCCAGCCCAGGGCCCCATCCTCCGGGCGAAGGGGGAAGCGCTCCAGATAGGTCCGAAAGGGGCACTCCCCGTGGCGGCGGAGGACCTCCAGGTGGGCCGGGGGGGCGTGGGAGGTGGGGAGGGGCGGGACGAAGGGGTCCTCCGGCAGGGCCTCGAGGCGGCTTGCAGGGGGCAGGGGTGCGGGCCTCGTCCCCCGCTCCAGGGGCTCGTAGGCCCCCGAGGGCCCGGCCTCCGGGTAGAGCAAATACACCTCCTCCCCCCGCGTGGCAAGCTCCTCCAGGAAAAGGGGGTCCAGGCCCCGCAGGCGCCGGGGGAGCCCTTGGAGAAGCCCCCTCTCCCTGAGCTCCTCCAGGAGGAAGTAATCCTCCCCCTCCCCCAGGGTGTAGCGCCCCGCCACCCAGTCCAGCACATAGGCCCGCTCCGCCCGCACCCCCGTGGCCCGCAAAGGGGGAAGGAGGGCCACCCCTCGGAGGGGTTCTTTGGGCAGGGCCTCATCCAGAAGGAGGCTCCGCCACCAGGCCAAGGGGTTTCGCCCATCCGCCCGCAAAGCCAGGCGCAGCCGGGAGAGGAAGAGCTCCTTGGCCGCCACCCCGAGCCGCTCCAGGACCTCCTCCCCCCAGGCCAGGAGATCGGGCCCGGGGGTGCGCAGGGCCAAAAACGCCTGCCATTCCTGAAGCAAGCCCTCTCTTTCCGCCAAAAGCGCCAGGACCTCTTCCCCCGCAACCCCAAGCCGCAGGGCCCTCCGGCCCAGGGCGGAGAACCCCAGGGCCAGAAGGTCCCGCCCGGTGGGCACAGGGTTCAGGAGGGCCAAGACCCTCTCCCCCTCCTCCGTGTCCGCCAAGGCCCCCTCCCGCCCGTCGTAAAGGGGCAAGCCGTACTCGTCCTGGAAGAGGAGAAACCCAGGGATGCGGTCCTCCGGGGCCACCACCATCACCTCAAAGGGGTCCAACCCCTCGCCCCCCAGGTCCCTCGAGGCTAAAGCCCGCTTGAGGGCCCTCAGGAGGTGGCGGGTTTCCTCCACGGGGTTGGCCAGGGCCCAGACCTCCTTCTTCACCGGCCTGGGTGAAAGGGTCTGCCAGGGGTCTAGCCCCTCCGGGAGAAGTTCCAGGGTGAGGAGGACCGGCACCTCCTGGGCCAGACGCTTGAGGAAGCGCAGGTCCAAAGGGCCCACTTCCCGGAATCCGTCCACCACCACCAGGTCCGGCCTGGGGAAAAGGCGAGGGGGCACGCGCCCTGCCCGGTGGCGGAAGTCATCGTAGTCCAGGGCCTTTCCCTTCAGGCGCTCGTAGGCGAGGTAAACCCGTTTGAGCCTTCCCACCTCCCCCTCCTTGGGCAGGGCAAAGGGGGAGAGGCCAAAGCGCTTAAGCTCCGCGATAGCCCGGGCGAAAAGCCGGGCCTCCCCGGGGGCAATCCCTTCCCCGTAAAGGCTTCTAAGGGCCTCCCCCACCAGGGCCACCCTCCCCGCCCCGGGAAGCAAGGGCCCAAGCCGGCCCACCTCCGCCAGCACCCGGTAGTAAAGGGCTTGGAAGGACAGGAACTCCAGGCCTAGCACCGCCCCTTCAACCCCGAAAAGGCGGTACACATAGGCCCTTTGGTGGGGCAGGCCTACCCAGTAAACCCTTCCTCGCCGCTTCAAGACCTCCAAAGCCCATTCCCGGGCCAAGGTAGTCTTCCCCGATGCCGGGGGGCCCAGGAGGGGATAGAGGCCAGGCTTCATATAGGGGCATTTTAAAACTGCAGGGCCCGGGAACCCGTCCTACCGCTTCGTACCGAGCCCTACCCCTTATATCCCCCCAAATATCCCCCAAGAAAAAGGGGTGCGGAAGGAACATACCGGAGCCTCCAAACCGGTGAAAACCATAATGGAGCCATATCAGGGAATGGCTTCCGGGGAAAGGGGCAAGGGAGTGAGATCCAAGCCCAGGCGCAACACTCCCACCATCCGCCCCCGGTGGAGGACGAAACAACGGTACCCCTCTGGCAGGACCAGCACCCGCCGGGCCAGGGAAAGCTCCCGCAGGAAGAAGAAGGGGCGCATCCGCATGGGCTTTCCGCGGATGGGACCCATGTAGGGCATGGGCCTGCCCCCCTCGAGGGCCAAGAGCAGCAGGGGCCTCTCCCCCACCGCTTGGCCCAGGACCAGGACCAGGGTATCCCCTTCCCGGTAGAGGGCCTGGACCTCGAGGGTCCGCACCACCTTAAAGCACCGCGTCAGCACCTCTCCCTGCGAAGGGCCAAAGCCCTTGGGGCCCTCCTCCCCCAGGGCCCAGCCCCCGAGGGCCAGGAGGAGGAAGACCCCAAGCCACCGCATACTTCCCCGTTTGACAGATCTGGCCTTGACCCCCTTCTCGCCCATATCCGCCCCGGGATGGAGCTTACCCGGGTCCCCACCCTGGCTTGGCCAGGGTGGGGTTAGAAGCCCCGCTCCGCCGAAATCAGGGCCAAGGCCGCCCGGGCCAACAGATAAGCCCGGCCAGGCTCCTTGGAAAGCCTATTCTTGGCCTCGGCCACCAGATCCTTCACCAGGCTGTCCTGGGCCCGGTAGTAGGCCAGCTCCTTCTCCGCCCGGTCCACCACTCTGGGGACCCGCTGGGTCAAGCGGGCATCCAGGCCCGGCCGCCCCTTACCCCACGGGGCAAAGGCATGGGCCCTGGGTCCAAAGGGATGGTGCATCCCCATACGGGGGGCTGGCCTCGGCCCCTGGGCCTGTACCTGGGGCTCCCCTGAGGCTGCCCGGAAAAGGAGAAGGGCGGCCTGGGCTTCCCGCGCCGCCTTGAAATACGCCTTGGCCTCGTAGCTCTTCTCCGCCTGAGCCTTCACCTCCTTGGCCCAGGCGAGAAGCCTTTCCTCGCCCGTGGCCCCCTGGGCCACCGCCTGGAGCCTGGCCAAGGCCGCCGAGGCTACCGCCGCCTGCTGGTAATCCGTGCCTTGGGCCAAGGAAAGGCCCGCCATCAGGAGAACCAAACCCATGAGCACCTGTTTCATTCCCTATCACCTCCGCACCGGAGGCTATTCCTTCTGGCTAAAGGGCGCATCGGGCGAAACCTTAAGGGAAGCCAAAGGCAGGTAGAGCCCCACCGCCGCCCCGTCTTGGTTCTCCACCCATGCTCTTCCCCCGTGGGCCCGGGCCACCGCCGCCACCAAGGCTAGGCCCAGGCCCGTGCCCTTTCCCCCATGGACGAAGGGCTCCAGGGCCCGGGGCAAGAGCTCCTTGGGGAAGCCGGGCCCGGAGTCCACAAGCCAAAGCCAAACCCCCTCCTTTCCCGGCTGGATCCTGGCCTTAAGGGGAAGCTTCCCGTGGCGGCGAGCGTTGTCCAACACGTTTTCCACCGCCAGGGCCAGAAGCTCGGGGTCCGCCAAAACCTGGCCTTCCCCTTTCACCTCCAGGCCCCATCCCCCCAAGAAAGCCCGCAGGTCCAGGAGGATGAGCCTAGGGGAGGTGGCCTCGAGGCGAGATAACCTGAGGAGCCCGGAGAGCAAGGCCTCCATCCTCTCCGCCTCCCGCAAGGCCCCGGTGAGGGCCCTGGGTTCGGGCTTGCGCAGGAGCACCTCCAAGTACCCCTTCAAGGCAGCCAGGGGATTGCGAAGTTCGTGGGAGGCATGGCGGGCAAAACGGCGGGCCGCCTCCTCCTTCTCGGAAAGCTCCCTAAGAAGCCCCTCCACCTGGGCCAGGCGGCTGTTCAAGGCCTCCACCAAGGGCCGAAGCTCCGCCAAACCAGGGTCGGGAAGGGGGCTTAGGTCCTCGGGCCGCCGGGCCTGCAGGAGCTTCGCCAGCTCCCCCAGGGGGCGAAGAGCCCAAGCGAGCCCCAGGGCGGAGAGGAGAAAGATGACCCCAAGCACCCCTCCACCCCAGGTGGCGTAGAGGAGGAGAAGCCTCCGCCCCAGGCCGGCGACCCCTTCCAGGGGGACCGCCAGGCCGAACCCTCCCCCCTCCCGGGGCAGGGCCACGTAGAGCATCCCCCGCCACACTCCCTGGTAGGCTCGTCCCTGAGCAAGGGCCTCGAGGAGACC is part of the Thermus caldilimi genome and harbors:
- a CDS encoding thiamine diphosphokinase codes for the protein MRRFALFLGGPLLVTEVLRERLRGFHLLAADSGGRHALALGLPLELWLGDFDSSPLWLQQILPAPKEVLPRDKDLTDGEALVRKALELGAEEVLLLGGIGGRLDHTLAHLELAFLLAEKGVRAELTDGLTRAFPLLAGLHTFPLEKGSSFSLLPFPEATLAVEGARWNLPPTFLKATTLTLENQALGPIRVRVERGRAALYLF
- a CDS encoding DUF815 domain-containing protein; amino-acid sequence: MKIPKTPLDLLDLDLPRGEPWGYAFAQSLLKAPWAWRALRPTPGLLQLIRQDLEALSLELEGRRKEYPLADLGERPPHPAEEGALAALLARDPEALARALQAHGPYPFALYRAFRFAGEVRPLESYRLPREDELLGYEEQLKALRANALRFLSGKPALHTLLYGARGTGKSTAAKSLLHLKEARMVEVEPKALAHLENLLERLALLPHRFFLFLDDLSLDPKEEAFHHLKALLEGSLAGPPENVLLLATSNRRHLVRQSGENPLPGADPTAWDELQDTLALSERFGLVLTFPPFDKTLYLKAVAHHLGRPLTPEEEREALRFALQKGFSGRVARQFAGSLL
- a CDS encoding CTP synthase, with amino-acid sequence MNGVSESTQRPRKYVFVTGGVVSSLGKGILTSSLGALLRARGYRVTAIKIDPYVNVDAGTMRPYEHGEVFVTADGAETDLDIGHYERFLDLDLSRGNNLTTGQVYLSVIQKERRGEYLSQTVQVIPHVTDEIKDRIRKVAEEQGAEVVVVEVGGTVGDIESLPFLEAIRQFRFDEGEGNTFYIHLTLVPYLETSEEFKTKPTQHSVATLRSVGIQPDAIVLRSVKPVPEEVRKKVALFTNVRPGHVFSSPNVEHIYEIPLLLEEQGLGRVVERALGLEAVFPNLSFWQEAVRVLKHPERTVRIAIAGKYVKMPDAYLSLLEALKHAGIRHGARVEVKWVDAESLEGADLDEAFRDVSGILVPGGFGVRGIEGKVRAAQYARERKIPYLGICLGLQIAVIEFARHVAGLKGANSTEFDPYTPHPVIDLMPEQLEVEGLGGTMRLGDWPMRIREGTLLHRLYGKEEVLERHRHRYEVNPLYVDQLERAGLVISATTPGMRGRGAGLVEAIELPDHPFFLGLQSHPEFKSRPMRPSPPFAGFVEAALKHAL
- the rplM gene encoding 50S ribosomal protein L13, with translation MQAKTYIPKEIEPRWVLIDAEGQTLGRLATQIATLLRGKHRPDWTPNLPTGDFVVVVNADKIRLTGKKLKQKIYTRYSGYQGGLKEIPAEKMLATHPERVLEHAVKGMLPKGPLGRRLFKRLKVYAGPTHPHQAQKPVKLEVK
- the rpsI gene encoding 30S ribosomal protein S9 — protein: MEQYYGTGRRKEAVARVFLRPGNGKVTVNGQDFQDYFQGLVRAVAALEPLRAVDALGRFDAYITVRGGGKSGQVDAIRLGVARALLRYNPDYRAKLKPLGFLTRDARVVERKKYGKHKARRAPQYSKR
- a CDS encoding sensor histidine kinase, whose protein sequence is MATAFSSLRGRVFALLFLALLLLALPLAFLSAREAERAASEDLRRALYTRLYLLGEEGPREEEALLLELFRLAQVYGGGTGFAIGKEGVAFTEVPSPDLPPGLLEALAQGRAYQGVWRGMLYVALPREGGGFGLAVPLEGVAGLGRRLLLLYATWGGGVLGVIFLLSALGLAWALRPLGELAKLLQARRPEDLSPLPDPGLAELRPLVEALNSRLAQVEGLLRELSEKEEAARRFARHASHELRNPLAALKGYLEVLLRKPEPRALTGALREAERMEALLSGLLRLSRLEATSPRLILLDLRAFLGGWGLEVKGEGQVLADPELLALAVENVLDNARRHGKLPLKARIQPGKEGVWLWLVDSGPGFPKELLPRALEPFVHGGKGTGLGLALVAAVARAHGGRAWVENQDGAAVGLYLPLASLKVSPDAPFSQKE